One Synergistaceae bacterium DNA segment encodes these proteins:
- a CDS encoding acyl carrier protein, whose translation MTNLEKYKKIFAKTLEINEDQLTGLTYQSVPAWDSVGHMMLISSLENAFDTIFDTADIIDFNSFERGIEILKKYGVQIA comes from the coding sequence ATGACTAATTTAGAGAAGTACAAGAAAATTTTTGCTAAGACATTGGAAATTAACGAAGATCAGTTAACGGGCTTGACTTATCAAAGCGTCCCCGCGTGGGATTCAGTGGGTCATATGATGCTTATATCGTCGCTGGAAAATGCATTTGACACAATTTTTGATACGGCTGATATAATAGATTTTAATTCATTTGAGCGGGGCATTGAGATTCTCAAGAAATACGGCGTGCAGATTGCTTAA